The Cyprinus carpio isolate SPL01 chromosome A19, ASM1834038v1, whole genome shotgun sequence genome has a segment encoding these proteins:
- the LOC109085860 gene encoding uncharacterized protein LOC109085860 isoform X6: MGCIGSRTITVDAVPVRKDGEQLSMEDTTSILPRLKRNSNTYGIGALAKSSLTGVSGVTRSMKDKVTKPTAMAQGRVAHMIEWQSWSKPSAGPEGGAGRSNLNRERERRLENDAYSDLSDGEKEARMAAGIMQQFAISEATLLGWNSMDGESLCANSNQGSVAHLSEVNQESITSRDQPLHHSSAEVWPHTYVSQGLYCLSSSDAWEPISNEPSGVASPAASSYIMAGGASGEGYDSSTHYLTLQPQNHLQQFQQYQQYQQQQLLQYQQSLEHRLHSASHSLQATPNSTIHSLGPPTHPRLADLWAAAQVEPHQMEMLGHMGVTMGEMGMAETYGEEYVAETECIPEQQEEEEVKVDDITLTLEPELTSVTPTLTPPSLREDSTPPGGMSPGQAPAEPVVEHMTYEVTSCVVQSQEEKEKEVEDGAVVVVATN; this comes from the exons CTGTCCATGGAGGACACCACCTCCATTTTGCCCCGTCTGAAGCGGAACTCCAACACCTATGGGATTGGGGCTCTGGCTAAGTCCTCTCTGACAGGTGTGTCAG ggGTTACTAGATCAATGAAGGACAAAGTGACCAAGCCCACTGCCATGGCTCAGGGTCGTGTGGCCCACATGATTGAGTGGCAGAGCTGGAGTAAACCATCCGCAGGGCCAGAAGGGGGAGCGGGACGCTCCAATCTGAACCGCGAGAGGGAGAGGCGGCTTGAAAATGACGCCTATAGTGACCTGAGTGACGGAGAAAAAGAGGCACGAATGGCAGCGG GCATTATGCAGCAGTTTGCCATCTCTGAGGCCACACTCTTAGGCTGGAACTCTATGGATGGAGAGAGTCTCTGTGCCAACTCCAACCAGGGCAGTGTGGCTCACCTCAGTGAGGTTAATCAAGAGAGCATCACCAGCAGAG ACCAGCCGTTGCATCATTCTTCTGCAGAAGTGTGGCCTCACACCTATGTCTCCCAAGGCCTTTACTGTCTCTCCTCCTCTGATGCGTGGGAGCCAATCAGCAACGAGCCCTCGGGTGTAGCTTCTCCCGCTGCCAGCTCTTACATCATGGCGGGCGGGGCTTCGGGTGAGGGTTATGACAGCTCCACCCACTATTTGACGTTGCAGCCGCAGAACCACCTACAGCAGTTCCAACAGTATCAGCAgtaccagcagcagcagctcctgCAGTATCAACAG TCTTTGGAACATCGACTGCACAGCGCCTCTCATTCCTTACAAGCCACGCCCAACAGCACTATTCACAGTTTGGGACCGCCCACCCACCCGAGACTGGCTGACCTGTGGGCGGCGGCTCAGGTGGAGCCCCATCAGATGGAGATGCTGGGACACATGGGCGTGACCATGGGTGAAATGGGAATGGCGGAAACGTACGGTGAGGAATACGTTGCGGAGACCGAATGCATCCCAGAGCAGCAAGAGGAGGAGGAAGTCAAGGTG GATGACATAACACTCACCCTCGAACCAGAGCTGACATCCGTAACTCCCACCCTGACCCCTCCGTCTCTGAGAGAGGACTCCACCCCACCCGGGGGCATGAGCCCAGGGCAAGCACCAGCAGAGCCAGTGGTTGAGCACATGACCTACGAAGTCACATCCTGCGTCGTCCAATCAcaagaggagaaagaaaaagaggtgGAGGATGGGGCTGTTGTCGTTGTGGCAACCAACTAA
- the LOC109070634 gene encoding chloride channel protein 1-like isoform X1 — protein MAADASQRKALRYQQTVLYGEYREHPGGSQRREATRLLMERQRKKHGHHHHHSHHGRSHSRSRQHSHHPLELDIGSIHDRQEEEQGHTSSFKKRRSYSKCRDCVARVQKFLISKLGEDWIFLVLLGITMALVSWTMDYASAKSLQAYKWFYGELRGNIPLQYLIWVFYPMVLILFASLFCHLVAPQAIGSGIPELKTILRGVVLKEYLTLKAFIAKVVGLTAGLGSGMPVGKEGPFVHIASICAAVLSKFMSFFSGVYQSPYCYTDILTVGCAVGVGCCFGTPLGGVLFSIEVTSTYFAVRNYWRGYFAATFSAFIFRVLSVFNKDAVTITALFRTNFRMDFPFDLQELPAFAIIGISCGFLGAFFVYLNRQVVLFMRRPNILTRFLTKHRLIFPAVVTLVITTLTFPPGFGQFMAGELMPRECINSLFDNFTWTKIWGSSLPPGLGRSAVWFHPDVSIFVILILFLIMKFWMSAVSTTMPIPSGAFMPVFVLGAAFGRLVGEIMATLFPHGILFDGILYRIIPGGYAVIGAAALTGAVTHTVSTAVICFELTGQISHILPMMVAVILANMVAQGLQPSLYDSIIQVKKLPYLPELGFGHISQYNIFVEDIMVRKVKFLSSHSTYREGLHLLDSTSLKTFPLVDSKESMILLGSIERSELLALCDWWLSAERRILTQGQSSQGPVPCAKISWESLAFVDEEEEENEDDKTIPVQEERNGPVPPSKPSEPSTNHTSPDKGPSQSFGRILRNFFSSSSERHTEGQPQEPYPPPLTDTMTPEQIKSWEETEMDKPLEIDQIRIDPSPFQLVERTSLHKTHTLFSLLGLSHAYVTNTGKLVGVVALKELQKAIEGSTRSGVRLRPPLASFRDTVRKASKPPPSSSPPSSPGSNTAPFSPLSVPVVPHAHSPSPAAPVKEEKEEMEVWIEGVKREVIVENSSSSTTESSSSSGSSSGTGSSDSEKGSPDSSPNLPPSSPPPPVPLSTLQPIPENKEGEENEEEEPL, from the exons ATGGCTGCAGATGCATCGCAAAGGAAGGCTCTGAGATACCAGCAGACCGTG CTGTATGGAGAGTACAGGGAGCACCCTGGTGGGTCCCAGCGGAGAGAGGCCACTCGCCTCctgatggagagacagaggaaaaaACACGGACATCACCACCATCACAGTCACCATGGGCGCAGTCACAGCCGAAGTCGCCAACACAGCCACCACCCTCTGGAGCTGGACATAGGCAGCATTCATGACAGACAGGAGGAGGAGCAGGGCCACACATCCTCGTTCAAGAAACGCAGATCCTACTCCAAGTGCAGAG ACTGTGTGGCTCGAGTACAGAAGTTCCTCATCTCTAAATTGGGAGAAGACTGGATTTTTCTGGTGTTGTTGGGTATTACAATGGCATTAGTTAGCTGGACCATGGATTACGCTAGTGCCAAGAGTCTGCAAG CATATAAGTGGTTTTATGGGGAGTTGAGGGGAAATATCCCACTGCAATACCTGATCTGGGTCTTCTATCCCATGGTGCTCATCCTGTTTGCCTCCCTCTTCTGCCACCTGGTTGCTCCTCAGGCCATCG GATCTGGTATTCCGGAGCTGAAAACCATACTCAGAGGTGTTGTGCTGAAGGAGTATTTGACACTCAAGGCATTTATTGCAAAGGTGGTGGGGCTCACTGCTGGTCTGGGCAGCGGTATGCCGGTTGGCAAAGAG gGTCCCTTTGTTCACATAGCCAGTATCTGTGCAGCTGTGCTCAGCAAGTTTATGTCTTTCTTCTCTGGAGTCTATCAG AGCCCATATTGTTATACAGACATCCTCACAGTGGGCTGTGCTGTGGGGGTTGGATGCTGTTTTGGAACCCCTCTTGGAG GTGTTTTGTTCAGCATTGAAGTGACATCAACCTATTTTGCTGTGAGAAACTACTGGAGGGGTTACTTTGCTGCCACATTCAGTGCTTTTATTTTCAGAGTGCTGTCTGTGTTTAATAAGGATGCAG TCACCATCACTGCTCTCTTCCGCACCAACTTCCGTATGGATTTTCCTTTCGACCTGCAGGAGCTCCCGGCGTTCGCCATTATTGG caTTTCTTGTGGGTTCCTGGGAGCTTTCTTCGTTTACCTGAACCGCCAAGTTGTCCTGTTCATGAGAAGACCTAACATTCTCACACGATTCCTTACAAAACA CCGGCTGATTTTCCCTGCTGTTGTGACATTAGTCATTACGACACTGACATTCCCTCCAGGCTTTGGGCAGTTCATGGCTGGAGAG CTGATGCCCAGGGAGTGCATCAACTCTCTGTTTGATAACTTCACCTGGACTAAAATATGGGGTTCGTCCCTCCCTCCTGGTCTCGGTCGCTCCGCTGTGTGGTTTCACCCTGATGTCAGCATCTTTGTCATTCTTATTCTCTTCTTAATCATGAAG ttctggaTGTCTGCAGTTTCCACCACGATGCCCATTCCGTCTGGAGCTTTCATGCCTGTCTTTGTATTGG GTGCCGCATTCGGTCGATTAGTGGGTGAGATCATGGCTACTCTCTTTCCTCACGGTATCCTGTTTGATGGAATACTGTACCGCATCATCCCTGGAGGGTACGCTGTCATTG GTGCGGCGGCGCTGACAGGGGCCGTCACTCATACTGTTTCCACGGCGGTGATCTGCTTCGAGCTGACAGGTCAGATCTCTCACATCCTTCCCATGATGGTCGCCGTCATCCTGGCCAACATGGTAGCTCAGGGTCTGCAGCCATCGCTGTACGACTCCATCATCCAGGTCAAGAAGCTGCCCTATCTCCCCGAGCTGGGCTTCGGCCACATAAG CCAATACAACATCTTCGTGGAGGACATCATGGTGAGGAAAGTGAAGTTTTTATCTTCCCACTCTACATACAGAGAAGGACTGCATTTGCTGGACTCGACCTCTTTAAAAACCTTCCCGCTGGTCGACTCAAAAG AATCTATGATTCTATTGGGCAGCATTGAGAGGTCTGAGCTTCTCGCCCTCTGTGATTGGTGGCTGTCAGCAGAGAGGCGGATCCTAACACAAGGACAGAGCTCACAAGGTCCAGTGCCTTGTGCAAAAATCAGCTGGGAATCCTTGGCCTTTGttgatgaggaggaagaggagaatgAAGATGATAAG ACAATACCAGTTCAAGAGGAAAGAAATGGTCCTGTGCCTCCTTCCAAACCTTCTGAACCATCCACCAATCACACGTCTCCCG ATAAGGGTCCTTCCCAGTCTTTCGGGAGAATTTTACGTAACTTCTTTTCATCCTCTTCAGAACGACACACAGAAGGTCAGCCACAG GAGCCTTATCCTCCACCTTTAACTGACACAATGACACCAGAACAG ATCAAATCCTGGGAGGAGACAGAGATGGACAAACCTCTAGAAATCGATCAGATCAGAATAGACCCCTCCCCCTTCCAGCTGGTGGAGAGAACGTCACTACATAAG ACTCATACCCTGTTCTCTCTGCTGGGTCTCAGTCATGCCTATGTAACCAATACTGGAAAACTAGTGGGAGTCGTGGCACTGAAAGAG CTCCAAAAAGCCATTGAGGGCTCCACGCGCAGTGGCGTGCGCTTGCGCCCCCCTCTGGCCAGTTTCCGTGACACAGTTCGTAAAGCTTCGAAGCCACCTCCGTCCTCCTCCCCTCCATCCTCACCGGGCTCAAACACAGCTCCTTTCTCACCTTTGTCTGTACCCGTGGTCCCTCACGCACATTCCCCCAGCCCAGCGGCCCCAGTGAAGGAAGAGAAGGAAGAGATGGAAGTGTGGATTGAGGGCGTGAAGCGGGAAGTGATTGTAGAGAACAGCAGTAGCTCGACAACAGAAAGCAGTAGCAGCAGCGGCAGCAGTAGTGGGACAGGAAGTAGTGACAGTGAGAAAGGAAGTCCTGATAGCAGCCCAAACCTGCCGCCCTCTTCTCCACCACCCCCCGTCCCTCTCTCAACCTTGCAGCCCATCCCAGAGAACAAGGAAGGTGAAGAAAATGAGGAAGAGGAGCCCCTATAG
- the LOC109070634 gene encoding chloride channel protein 1-like isoform X2, giving the protein MAADASQRKALRYQQTVLYGEYREHPGGSQRREATRLLMERQRKKHGHHHHHSHHGRSHSRSRQHSHHPLELDIGSIHDRQEEEQGHTSSFKKRRSYSKCRDCVARVQKFLISKLGEDWIFLVLLGITMALVSWTMDYASAKSLQGSGIPELKTILRGVVLKEYLTLKAFIAKVVGLTAGLGSGMPVGKEGPFVHIASICAAVLSKFMSFFSGVYQSPYCYTDILTVGCAVGVGCCFGTPLGGVLFSIEVTSTYFAVRNYWRGYFAATFSAFIFRVLSVFNKDAVTITALFRTNFRMDFPFDLQELPAFAIIGISCGFLGAFFVYLNRQVVLFMRRPNILTRFLTKHRLIFPAVVTLVITTLTFPPGFGQFMAGELMPRECINSLFDNFTWTKIWGSSLPPGLGRSAVWFHPDVSIFVILILFLIMKFWMSAVSTTMPIPSGAFMPVFVLGAAFGRLVGEIMATLFPHGILFDGILYRIIPGGYAVIGAAALTGAVTHTVSTAVICFELTGQISHILPMMVAVILANMVAQGLQPSLYDSIIQVKKLPYLPELGFGHISQYNIFVEDIMVRKVKFLSSHSTYREGLHLLDSTSLKTFPLVDSKESMILLGSIERSELLALCDWWLSAERRILTQGQSSQGPVPCAKISWESLAFVDEEEEENEDDKTIPVQEERNGPVPPSKPSEPSTNHTSPDKGPSQSFGRILRNFFSSSSERHTEGQPQEPYPPPLTDTMTPEQIKSWEETEMDKPLEIDQIRIDPSPFQLVERTSLHKTHTLFSLLGLSHAYVTNTGKLVGVVALKELQKAIEGSTRSGVRLRPPLASFRDTVRKASKPPPSSSPPSSPGSNTAPFSPLSVPVVPHAHSPSPAAPVKEEKEEMEVWIEGVKREVIVENSSSSTTESSSSSGSSSGTGSSDSEKGSPDSSPNLPPSSPPPPVPLSTLQPIPENKEGEENEEEEPL; this is encoded by the exons ATGGCTGCAGATGCATCGCAAAGGAAGGCTCTGAGATACCAGCAGACCGTG CTGTATGGAGAGTACAGGGAGCACCCTGGTGGGTCCCAGCGGAGAGAGGCCACTCGCCTCctgatggagagacagaggaaaaaACACGGACATCACCACCATCACAGTCACCATGGGCGCAGTCACAGCCGAAGTCGCCAACACAGCCACCACCCTCTGGAGCTGGACATAGGCAGCATTCATGACAGACAGGAGGAGGAGCAGGGCCACACATCCTCGTTCAAGAAACGCAGATCCTACTCCAAGTGCAGAG ACTGTGTGGCTCGAGTACAGAAGTTCCTCATCTCTAAATTGGGAGAAGACTGGATTTTTCTGGTGTTGTTGGGTATTACAATGGCATTAGTTAGCTGGACCATGGATTACGCTAGTGCCAAGAGTCTGCAAG GATCTGGTATTCCGGAGCTGAAAACCATACTCAGAGGTGTTGTGCTGAAGGAGTATTTGACACTCAAGGCATTTATTGCAAAGGTGGTGGGGCTCACTGCTGGTCTGGGCAGCGGTATGCCGGTTGGCAAAGAG gGTCCCTTTGTTCACATAGCCAGTATCTGTGCAGCTGTGCTCAGCAAGTTTATGTCTTTCTTCTCTGGAGTCTATCAG AGCCCATATTGTTATACAGACATCCTCACAGTGGGCTGTGCTGTGGGGGTTGGATGCTGTTTTGGAACCCCTCTTGGAG GTGTTTTGTTCAGCATTGAAGTGACATCAACCTATTTTGCTGTGAGAAACTACTGGAGGGGTTACTTTGCTGCCACATTCAGTGCTTTTATTTTCAGAGTGCTGTCTGTGTTTAATAAGGATGCAG TCACCATCACTGCTCTCTTCCGCACCAACTTCCGTATGGATTTTCCTTTCGACCTGCAGGAGCTCCCGGCGTTCGCCATTATTGG caTTTCTTGTGGGTTCCTGGGAGCTTTCTTCGTTTACCTGAACCGCCAAGTTGTCCTGTTCATGAGAAGACCTAACATTCTCACACGATTCCTTACAAAACA CCGGCTGATTTTCCCTGCTGTTGTGACATTAGTCATTACGACACTGACATTCCCTCCAGGCTTTGGGCAGTTCATGGCTGGAGAG CTGATGCCCAGGGAGTGCATCAACTCTCTGTTTGATAACTTCACCTGGACTAAAATATGGGGTTCGTCCCTCCCTCCTGGTCTCGGTCGCTCCGCTGTGTGGTTTCACCCTGATGTCAGCATCTTTGTCATTCTTATTCTCTTCTTAATCATGAAG ttctggaTGTCTGCAGTTTCCACCACGATGCCCATTCCGTCTGGAGCTTTCATGCCTGTCTTTGTATTGG GTGCCGCATTCGGTCGATTAGTGGGTGAGATCATGGCTACTCTCTTTCCTCACGGTATCCTGTTTGATGGAATACTGTACCGCATCATCCCTGGAGGGTACGCTGTCATTG GTGCGGCGGCGCTGACAGGGGCCGTCACTCATACTGTTTCCACGGCGGTGATCTGCTTCGAGCTGACAGGTCAGATCTCTCACATCCTTCCCATGATGGTCGCCGTCATCCTGGCCAACATGGTAGCTCAGGGTCTGCAGCCATCGCTGTACGACTCCATCATCCAGGTCAAGAAGCTGCCCTATCTCCCCGAGCTGGGCTTCGGCCACATAAG CCAATACAACATCTTCGTGGAGGACATCATGGTGAGGAAAGTGAAGTTTTTATCTTCCCACTCTACATACAGAGAAGGACTGCATTTGCTGGACTCGACCTCTTTAAAAACCTTCCCGCTGGTCGACTCAAAAG AATCTATGATTCTATTGGGCAGCATTGAGAGGTCTGAGCTTCTCGCCCTCTGTGATTGGTGGCTGTCAGCAGAGAGGCGGATCCTAACACAAGGACAGAGCTCACAAGGTCCAGTGCCTTGTGCAAAAATCAGCTGGGAATCCTTGGCCTTTGttgatgaggaggaagaggagaatgAAGATGATAAG ACAATACCAGTTCAAGAGGAAAGAAATGGTCCTGTGCCTCCTTCCAAACCTTCTGAACCATCCACCAATCACACGTCTCCCG ATAAGGGTCCTTCCCAGTCTTTCGGGAGAATTTTACGTAACTTCTTTTCATCCTCTTCAGAACGACACACAGAAGGTCAGCCACAG GAGCCTTATCCTCCACCTTTAACTGACACAATGACACCAGAACAG ATCAAATCCTGGGAGGAGACAGAGATGGACAAACCTCTAGAAATCGATCAGATCAGAATAGACCCCTCCCCCTTCCAGCTGGTGGAGAGAACGTCACTACATAAG ACTCATACCCTGTTCTCTCTGCTGGGTCTCAGTCATGCCTATGTAACCAATACTGGAAAACTAGTGGGAGTCGTGGCACTGAAAGAG CTCCAAAAAGCCATTGAGGGCTCCACGCGCAGTGGCGTGCGCTTGCGCCCCCCTCTGGCCAGTTTCCGTGACACAGTTCGTAAAGCTTCGAAGCCACCTCCGTCCTCCTCCCCTCCATCCTCACCGGGCTCAAACACAGCTCCTTTCTCACCTTTGTCTGTACCCGTGGTCCCTCACGCACATTCCCCCAGCCCAGCGGCCCCAGTGAAGGAAGAGAAGGAAGAGATGGAAGTGTGGATTGAGGGCGTGAAGCGGGAAGTGATTGTAGAGAACAGCAGTAGCTCGACAACAGAAAGCAGTAGCAGCAGCGGCAGCAGTAGTGGGACAGGAAGTAGTGACAGTGAGAAAGGAAGTCCTGATAGCAGCCCAAACCTGCCGCCCTCTTCTCCACCACCCCCCGTCCCTCTCTCAACCTTGCAGCCCATCCCAGAGAACAAGGAAGGTGAAGAAAATGAGGAAGAGGAGCCCCTATAG
- the LOC109085860 gene encoding protein FAM131B-like isoform X5 has protein sequence MGCIGSRTITVDAVPVRKDGEQHGRAEFSWEGINLSMEDTTSILPRLKRNSNTYGIGALAKSSLTGVSGVTRSMKDKVTKPTAMAQGRVAHMIEWQSWSKPSAGPEGGAGRSNLNRERERRLENDAYSDLSDGEKEARMAAGIMQQFAISEATLLGWNSMDGESLCANSNQGSVAHLSEVNQESITSRDQPLHHSSAEVWPHTYVSQGLYCLSSSDAWEPISNEPSGVASPAASSYIMAGGASGEGYDSSTHYLTLQPQNHLQQFQQYQQYQQQQLLQYQQSLEHRLHSASHSLQATPNSTIHSLGPPTHPRLADLWAAAQVEPHQMEMLGHMGVTMGEMGMAETYGEEYVAETECIPEQQEEEEVKVDDITLTLEPELTSVTPTLTPPSLREDSTPPGGMSPGQAPAEPVVEHMTYEVTSCVVQSQEEKEKEVEDGAVVVVATN, from the exons CTGTCCATGGAGGACACCACCTCCATTTTGCCCCGTCTGAAGCGGAACTCCAACACCTATGGGATTGGGGCTCTGGCTAAGTCCTCTCTGACAGGTGTGTCAG ggGTTACTAGATCAATGAAGGACAAAGTGACCAAGCCCACTGCCATGGCTCAGGGTCGTGTGGCCCACATGATTGAGTGGCAGAGCTGGAGTAAACCATCCGCAGGGCCAGAAGGGGGAGCGGGACGCTCCAATCTGAACCGCGAGAGGGAGAGGCGGCTTGAAAATGACGCCTATAGTGACCTGAGTGACGGAGAAAAAGAGGCACGAATGGCAGCGG GCATTATGCAGCAGTTTGCCATCTCTGAGGCCACACTCTTAGGCTGGAACTCTATGGATGGAGAGAGTCTCTGTGCCAACTCCAACCAGGGCAGTGTGGCTCACCTCAGTGAGGTTAATCAAGAGAGCATCACCAGCAGAG ACCAGCCGTTGCATCATTCTTCTGCAGAAGTGTGGCCTCACACCTATGTCTCCCAAGGCCTTTACTGTCTCTCCTCCTCTGATGCGTGGGAGCCAATCAGCAACGAGCCCTCGGGTGTAGCTTCTCCCGCTGCCAGCTCTTACATCATGGCGGGCGGGGCTTCGGGTGAGGGTTATGACAGCTCCACCCACTATTTGACGTTGCAGCCGCAGAACCACCTACAGCAGTTCCAACAGTATCAGCAgtaccagcagcagcagctcctgCAGTATCAACAG TCTTTGGAACATCGACTGCACAGCGCCTCTCATTCCTTACAAGCCACGCCCAACAGCACTATTCACAGTTTGGGACCGCCCACCCACCCGAGACTGGCTGACCTGTGGGCGGCGGCTCAGGTGGAGCCCCATCAGATGGAGATGCTGGGACACATGGGCGTGACCATGGGTGAAATGGGAATGGCGGAAACGTACGGTGAGGAATACGTTGCGGAGACCGAATGCATCCCAGAGCAGCAAGAGGAGGAGGAAGTCAAGGTG GATGACATAACACTCACCCTCGAACCAGAGCTGACATCCGTAACTCCCACCCTGACCCCTCCGTCTCTGAGAGAGGACTCCACCCCACCCGGGGGCATGAGCCCAGGGCAAGCACCAGCAGAGCCAGTGGTTGAGCACATGACCTACGAAGTCACATCCTGCGTCGTCCAATCAcaagaggagaaagaaaaagaggtgGAGGATGGGGCTGTTGTCGTTGTGGCAACCAACTAA